The following coding sequences lie in one Tichowtungia aerotolerans genomic window:
- a CDS encoding ATP-binding protein, with the protein MSAALPTSIIYTQDEVLLQRFRGYLYARASLQQVTDPDELELILHQHSSTLLFVDLCGTESQRLIEEIRTDFPFVLIVALGSARSEPALRVASLNIYAIESVDPGRLRLQGLFDQAQAHLKLKHENRVLKENLQSVPAAPVGPPRENIAPSLHHFSSAFRRFDNVGIMLESIVEGVAACARVSRVAIFSLTSDDVYVFRSGIKCMEETRSLKLGKTHPFVRWFQVHAHSISRSMLRHIESMDERLLIEQMLEQTGAEVILPLFGRERLNGWLCLGRSCSGAPFEQRDIEELTQLAEQVSVAIENSLLHENIALQKALAENLLQAIPVGIIATGPEGTVRWFNSGAEQLLLRSSEDVIGRPIEKVSTVIASLMNRCMTGENCGEGQEWTEPSSKRTLSIQTRRLAQNGVCMGAMAVLNDLTEEHILREKQNNLERAKFWNELAAAISHEVRNPLVAISTFAQLLPERYSDEEFREQFQELATQEVGRLNGMIDQLDEYANPPTLYFSSVDVAELLDHSVHNARRRGETSDTPVQIQTEPGLPNIYGDSDVLADSVSRLLLNAFTAVEKSASPKITLRASRGEIGIARLAVVIEVVDNGIGIPEGLQPKVFSPFCTTKVRGIGLGLPIVRRTMIDHGGLLSIESSASGTVVSLTLPAATQSVGVAS; encoded by the coding sequence ATGAGTGCAGCATTGCCAACCAGCATTATATATACGCAGGACGAGGTCCTTCTTCAGCGTTTTCGTGGTTACCTGTATGCCCGGGCCTCTCTGCAGCAGGTGACGGATCCGGATGAACTGGAACTGATTTTGCATCAGCACAGTTCTACGCTCTTATTTGTCGATCTATGCGGAACAGAGAGCCAGCGTTTAATTGAAGAGATCCGAACCGACTTTCCCTTTGTCTTGATTGTTGCGCTGGGATCGGCCCGCTCTGAGCCCGCACTGCGAGTCGCGTCTTTGAATATCTATGCGATTGAATCTGTTGATCCGGGACGGCTCAGGTTGCAGGGACTTTTTGATCAGGCTCAGGCACACTTAAAGCTTAAGCATGAGAACCGGGTGTTGAAAGAAAACCTGCAATCAGTACCGGCAGCGCCGGTCGGGCCGCCGCGTGAAAATATCGCGCCGTCACTGCATCATTTTTCGAGCGCATTTCGCCGCTTCGACAATGTAGGTATCATGCTTGAGAGTATTGTCGAAGGCGTTGCCGCCTGCGCCCGGGTTTCGCGGGTTGCCATTTTTTCGCTGACATCTGATGATGTGTATGTATTTCGTTCAGGCATCAAGTGCATGGAGGAAACCCGATCCCTAAAGCTCGGTAAAACACACCCCTTTGTGCGCTGGTTCCAGGTCCATGCACACAGCATTTCCCGTTCTATGCTTCGTCATATCGAGTCCATGGACGAACGGTTGCTGATCGAGCAAATGCTCGAGCAGACCGGGGCGGAAGTGATTCTCCCGTTGTTCGGGCGTGAGCGACTCAACGGGTGGCTTTGCCTCGGGCGCTCCTGTTCCGGTGCCCCGTTCGAACAGCGCGATATCGAAGAGTTGACCCAGCTGGCAGAACAGGTATCGGTTGCCATCGAAAACTCTCTGCTTCATGAAAATATTGCATTGCAGAAGGCCCTGGCTGAAAACCTGTTGCAGGCGATTCCGGTGGGAATCATCGCCACCGGCCCTGAAGGCACGGTTCGTTGGTTCAACAGCGGGGCTGAGCAGCTCTTACTTCGTTCTTCAGAAGACGTTATCGGCCGTCCCATTGAAAAAGTTTCGACGGTGATTGCTTCACTGATGAACCGTTGCATGACCGGGGAAAACTGCGGAGAAGGGCAGGAGTGGACGGAGCCGTCTTCGAAGAGGACCTTGTCCATACAGACTCGTCGTCTCGCACAGAACGGAGTTTGTATGGGCGCTATGGCGGTGCTGAATGACCTGACAGAGGAGCATATTCTTCGCGAAAAGCAGAATAATCTGGAACGCGCTAAATTCTGGAACGAACTGGCTGCGGCAATTTCCCACGAAGTACGAAACCCGCTGGTTGCAATCAGCACCTTTGCGCAGCTGCTTCCAGAGCGATACAGCGATGAGGAGTTTCGTGAACAGTTCCAGGAGCTGGCTACGCAGGAAGTCGGCCGTCTCAATGGGATGATCGACCAGCTTGATGAATATGCCAATCCGCCGACCCTGTATTTTTCCAGTGTGGATGTCGCTGAATTGTTGGATCACTCGGTTCACAACGCCCGTCGGCGCGGTGAAACATCCGATACACCGGTTCAGATTCAAACAGAGCCCGGTCTGCCGAATATTTATGGCGATTCCGATGTGCTTGCCGATTCCGTCAGTCGCTTGCTGCTCAATGCATTTACTGCCGTGGAGAAATCCGCCAGTCCGAAAATCACGCTGCGTGCTTCTCGCGGGGAAATCGGTATCGCCCGCTTAGCCGTCGTTATAGAGGTTGTCGACAACGGCATCGGCATTCCCGAGGGACTTCAGCCCAAAGTATTTTCGCCGTTCTGCACAACCAAGGTCCGCGGGATCGGTCTGGGTCTCCCTATTGTGCGCCGTACAATGATCGATCACGGCGGCTTGCTTTCCATTGAAAGCAGCGCGTCGGGAACGGTTGTCAGTCTGACTCTTCCGGCCGCGACCCAGTCCGTCGGAGTTGCCTCATGA
- a CDS encoding response regulator: MKNLLIVDDDPHLLESLAIVFSGIYQVFSALSAEDAVRIVRNEKMDVVLLDVVLPGMDGIEFLSVLRSEAPDLPVVMISGSPSVQPVLKALELGARDYVRKPFDIAELRLVVGRALKNASLERRVKELEEKLSVSPVVDLQKPLKKAVEEYEKKLIQRALRRTGGVQTRAAEELGTTRRILRYRIEKLQIKS, translated from the coding sequence ATGAAAAACCTGCTGATTGTCGATGATGATCCTCACCTGCTTGAATCTCTCGCGATTGTCTTTTCCGGGATCTATCAGGTGTTTTCCGCTCTTTCAGCCGAAGATGCAGTCCGAATTGTCCGGAACGAGAAAATGGATGTGGTTTTGCTTGATGTGGTTCTTCCCGGAATGGACGGTATTGAATTCCTGAGCGTATTACGATCGGAAGCTCCCGACCTTCCGGTTGTGATGATCAGCGGTTCGCCTTCTGTTCAGCCGGTCCTCAAAGCGTTGGAATTAGGTGCTCGTGACTATGTTCGCAAGCCATTTGACATCGCAGAACTTCGACTGGTGGTCGGACGAGCCTTGAAAAATGCCAGTTTGGAGCGGCGAGTGAAAGAGCTGGAAGAAAAGCTGTCTGTCAGCCCGGTAGTGGATCTGCAAAAACCACTCAAAAAAGCGGTCGAGGAATATGAAAAAAAACTGATTCAGCGGGCTTTGCGCCGGACCGGTGGCGTTCAGACGCGGGCGGCCGAGGAATTGGGCACAACCCGCCGCATTTTGCGCTATCGCATCGAAAAGCTGCAGATCAAATCCTGA
- a CDS encoding NupC/NupG family nucleoside CNT transporter, whose protein sequence is MERLISAFGLICMVAIAFGLSTKRKSIKWTPILAGTLLQVLLGVIVLKTTLGRSFFEGAKNFVNQVTGYTQEGSAFLFGPLAIDTNLGYIFAIQVLPTIVFVGSVTGILYHLGIMQKIVQGCAWVMVRLLKTSGAESLSAAANIFVGQTEAPLIVKPYIKKMTDSELTALMSGGFATIAGGVLIAYAGMGIDAGHLLAASVMSAPAALVCAKLMVPETGDPETTGTVKAKFEKTTVNVIDAATTGAGDGLKLALNVGAMLLAFVALIAMLNGLIGWIGGLFGLQTLSFQQILGWLFSPLAWLLGIPWKDAIPAGTLLGEKTVLNEFVAYAHLHEQLETFSPRTTTILTYALCGFANFSSIAIQIGGIGTLAPERRHDLARLGIRALIAGTLACFMTACIAGMLL, encoded by the coding sequence ATGGAACGACTTATTTCTGCATTCGGCCTGATCTGCATGGTTGCGATTGCATTTGGATTGAGTACGAAACGCAAGTCCATCAAGTGGACCCCGATTCTGGCCGGAACGCTTTTACAGGTTCTGCTGGGAGTGATTGTGCTGAAAACCACACTGGGCCGTTCATTTTTTGAAGGGGCCAAAAATTTTGTCAATCAGGTGACCGGATATACGCAGGAAGGATCGGCCTTTCTGTTCGGTCCGCTGGCTATTGACACAAATCTGGGCTATATCTTTGCAATCCAGGTGCTGCCGACCATTGTTTTTGTGGGATCAGTAACCGGCATTCTCTATCATCTCGGCATTATGCAGAAAATCGTCCAGGGATGCGCATGGGTGATGGTCCGCCTGCTGAAAACGTCCGGGGCGGAAAGCCTGTCTGCGGCCGCCAATATCTTCGTAGGCCAGACTGAAGCTCCACTGATTGTGAAGCCGTACATCAAAAAAATGACCGACTCCGAGCTGACGGCGCTGATGAGTGGCGGATTTGCGACGATCGCGGGCGGCGTACTGATTGCCTACGCCGGGATGGGGATCGATGCCGGGCATCTGCTGGCCGCATCCGTGATGAGCGCACCGGCAGCGCTGGTTTGCGCCAAACTGATGGTTCCGGAAACCGGAGATCCGGAAACCACTGGGACTGTGAAGGCAAAGTTTGAAAAAACCACTGTCAATGTGATCGACGCAGCAACCACTGGCGCCGGAGACGGCCTGAAGCTTGCGTTGAACGTCGGGGCCATGCTGCTGGCATTCGTTGCACTGATTGCTATGCTGAACGGATTGATCGGATGGATCGGCGGACTGTTCGGTCTGCAAACGCTGAGCTTCCAGCAGATTCTCGGCTGGCTGTTCAGCCCGCTGGCGTGGCTGCTCGGCATTCCCTGGAAGGACGCCATTCCCGCCGGAACACTGCTGGGCGAAAAAACCGTCCTGAACGAGTTCGTGGCCTATGCGCATCTCCATGAGCAACTCGAAACCTTTTCACCACGCACGACAACGATTCTCACCTATGCCCTGTGCGGGTTTGCCAATTTCAGCTCAATCGCCATTCAGATCGGCGGGATCGGCACTCTGGCCCCGGAACGCCGCCACGATCTGGCGCGACTGGGGATCCGCGCACTGATCGCCGGGACACTGGCCTGCTTTATGACGGCGTGCATCGCCGGGATGCTTCTTTGA
- the efp gene encoding elongation factor P, with translation MYSASDLRKGLKIEIDGDPCVITDFQFSKPGKGQAIYRCKIRNLNTGNSFEKSYRSVDKVKKAALESRDFTFSYEAGDDYIFSDNETYEEVHLSAEQLGDQRFFIVEDMQVEILFHNNKALDITLPNFVEKAIAETEPGARGDTATNVTKPAKIDNGYEINVPIFINEGDIVRIDTRTGEYSDRVAKG, from the coding sequence ATGTACAGTGCATCTGATTTAAGAAAAGGACTGAAAATCGAGATCGATGGCGACCCATGCGTCATTACCGATTTCCAGTTTTCCAAACCCGGAAAAGGTCAGGCGATTTACCGGTGTAAGATCCGTAACCTCAACACCGGGAACAGCTTCGAAAAAAGCTACCGTTCGGTCGACAAGGTGAAAAAGGCTGCGCTCGAATCGCGCGACTTTACCTTCTCATACGAAGCCGGAGACGATTACATTTTTTCTGATAACGAAACCTATGAAGAAGTGCACCTCTCTGCCGAACAGCTCGGTGATCAGCGCTTTTTCATTGTTGAAGATATGCAGGTCGAAATTCTTTTCCACAACAACAAGGCACTCGACATCACGCTGCCCAACTTCGTTGAAAAAGCGATTGCCGAGACCGAGCCCGGAGCTCGCGGTGACACCGCCACCAACGTCACTAAACCGGCAAAAATCGACAACGGCTATGAAATCAACGTGCCGATCTTCATCAACGAAGGCGACATTGTTCGCATCGACACCCGTACCGGTGAGTATTCAGATCGCGTTGCCAAAGGATAA